One window from the genome of Schistocerca piceifrons isolate TAMUIC-IGC-003096 chromosome 1, iqSchPice1.1, whole genome shotgun sequence encodes:
- the LOC124714356 gene encoding cytochrome P450 18a1: MLLLQSWALRSLKALDGAPLVFVCVALLAAALLRRLSLMRRLPPGPWGLPLVGYLPFLQPDAHLHFGKLARRYGPMFSTRCGNQLLVVLSDHRIIREAFRREEFTARPHNEFSNILGGYGIINTDGKLWKDQRRFLHERLRQFGMKYIGAGKEHMESRIMKEVESVLRTLSDLKGAPTDLNPVLATSVSNVICELIMSVRFQHGDSRFQRFMDLVEEGFRLFGEMAWINFVPALKWLPMPGLWAAKRKLDLNRREMANFFQQTVDSHRETFDRSNIRDLVDTYLLEIEHAKEEERDKLLFEGKDHDRQMQQIIGDLFSAGMETIKTTLQWAVVFMLHQPEVARGVQEELDQVVGRRRLPRLEDLPYLPYTESTLLEVLRRSSIVPLGTTHAATRDVYLNGFMIPKDAHVVPLLHAVHMDPTLWEDPEKFEPTRFLNAEGKVTKPEFFLPFGVGRRMCLGDVLARMELFLFFSSLLHVFDLRLPEGQPLPSLKGNTGATVTPDSYQVCLVERPMEEALDFLSAEDSA, translated from the exons ATGCTGCTGCTGCAGTCGTGGGCGCTGCGCTCGCTCAAGGCGCTCGACGGCGCGCCGCTGGTGTTCGTGTGCGTGGCCCTGCTGGCCGCGGCCCTGCTGCGGCGCCTGTCGCTGATGCGGCGCCTGCCGCCCGGGCCCTGGGGGCTGCCGCTCGTCGGCTACCTGCCCTTCCTGCAGCCCGACGCGCACCTCCACTTCGGCAAGCTGGCGCGCCGCTACGGCCCCATGTTCAGCACGCGCTGCGGCAACCAGCTGCTCGTCGTGCTCTCCGACCACCGCATCATCCGCGAGGCCTTCCGCCGCGAGGAGTTCACCGCCAGGCCGCACAACGAGTTCAGCAACATCCTCGGCGGATACG GTATCATCAACACGGACGGCAAGCTGTGGAAGGACCAGCGGCGCTTCCTGCACGAGCGGCTTCGCCAATTCGGCATGAAGTACATCGGAGCCGGCAAGGAGCACATGGAGAGTCGCATCATG AAAGAGGTGGAGTCGGTGCTCCGGACGCTGTCCGACCTGAAGGGCGCGCCCACCGACCTCAACCCGGTGCTGGCCACATCGGTGTCGAACGTGATCTGCGAGCTCATCATGAGCGTGCGCTTCCAGCACGGCGACTCGCGCTTCCAGCGCTTCATGGACCTGGTCGAGGAGGGCTTCCGGCTGTTCGGCGAGATGGCGTGGATCAACTTCGTGCCGGCGCTCAAGTGGCTGCCGATGCCCGGCCTGTGGGCGGCCAAGCGCAAGCTGGACCTCAACCGGCGCGAGATGGCCAACTTCTTCCAGCAGACGGTCGACAGCCACCGCGAGACGTTCGACCGGTCCAACATCAGGGACCTGGTCGACACCTACCTGCTCGAGATCGAGCACGCCAAGGAGGAGGAGCGCGACAAGTTGCTCTTCGAAGGCAAGGATCATG ACCGCCAGATGCAGCAGATAATCGGCGACCTGTTCTCGGCGGGCATGGAGACAATCAAGACGACGCTGCAGTGGGCGGTGGTGTTCATGCTGCACCAGCCCGAGGTGGCGCGCGGCGTGCAGGAGGAGCTGGACCAGGTGGTGGGTCGGCGCCGCCTGCCGCGCCTCGAGGACCTGCCCTACCTCCCCTACACAGAGTCCACGCTGCTCGAGGTGCTGCGCCGCTCCAGCATCGTCCCGCTCGGCACCACGCACGCCGCCACAAG AGACGTGTACCTGAACGGCTTCATGATCCCCAAAGACGCTCACGTGGTGCCGTTGCTGCACGCCGTGCACATGGATCCCACGCTCTGGGAAGACCCCGAGAAGTTCGAGCCGACGCGCTTCCTCAATGCCGAGGGCAAAGTCACCAAGCCCGAGTTCTTCCTGCCGTTCGGAGTCG GGAGGCGCATGTGCCTGGGCGACGTCCTGGCGCGCATGGAGCTGTTCCTCTTCTTCTCGTCGCTGCTGCACGTCTTCGACCTGCGCTTGCCAGAGGGGCAGCCGCTGCCCAGCCTGAAGGGCAACACGGGCGCCACCGTCACGCCGGACTCCTACCAG